From Phragmites australis chromosome 5, lpPhrAust1.1, whole genome shotgun sequence, a single genomic window includes:
- the LOC133917552 gene encoding uncharacterized protein LOC133917552, whose amino-acid sequence MWGAPCNVDPGRHGVRLRWRGLGRRRRRLSVARLGGGKGGRGGRGLLRRWLAVRWLRRAVRRLAAIYMAALAGPPAPPGASASTCPPWIGLEPCFATPFMASSRPCW is encoded by the coding sequence ATGTGGGGCGCGCCATGCAACGTCGACCCGGGCCGCCACGGCGTCCGCCTGCGGTGGCGCGGGCtcgggcgccggcgccggaggcTCTCGGTCGCCCGGCTCGGCGGTGGCAAGGGCGGCAGGGGCGGCCGCGGGCTCCTGCGGCGGTGGCTGGCGGTGCGGTGGCTCCGGCGCGCGGTGCGCAGGCTGGCCGCGATCTACATGGCGGCGTTGGCGggcccgcccgcgccgcccggCGCGTCGGCGTCGACGTGCCCACCGTGGATCGGCTTGGAGCCGTGCTTCGCCACACCATTCATGGCCAGCTCCAGGCCGTGCTGGTGA